The following are from one region of the Vidua macroura isolate BioBank_ID:100142 chromosome 15, ASM2450914v1, whole genome shotgun sequence genome:
- the SOWAHA gene encoding ankyrin repeat domain-containing protein SOWAHA codes for MAELDISAEAVMGFLRERGGRVRNTELVSAFRPLLEAAGAGADAGEAEGRAARRERFKAAVNAVATVKEIDGVKFVVLKRQLRAAPPAGGDAGAPVPVPVPVPVPVPVPDPDPAGTPPEEPPGPRAVAELRGLFQGGGGGVPLPGAAAGARREPPPKPCMLPVRCVPPPAAPGPPEEAASPLSPPSLDEEAGSRSPGLRRGPKNHRASEETVVPLEQAEHQWLVLAADGQWTQQLHGLLLGDASLAARRDFISGFTALHWAAKSGNCDMVTNIIRAAEKGGSRVNVDARSHGGYTALHLAAIHGQEKIITMLVYSYHAKIDLRDYSGKKPHQYLKEGTSLTIRRLLGDPSLSQNMEHSVPIKKSTKLAASILSSTSTFLGVISDDMAFYDLTKGLRKPSTLNKLLTATTGPRRKPKIRGGFPSYSSLSEVAEEEEEVVVKRRPVSELFFGH; via the coding sequence ATGGCGGAGCTCGACATCAGCGCGGAGGCAGTGATGGGCTTCCTGAGGGAGCGCGGCGGACGGGTGCGCAACACCGAGCTGGTGAGCGCCTTCCGGCCGCTGCTGGAGGCCGCCGGGGCCGGTGCCGATGCCGGGGAGGCggaggggcgggcggcgcggcgggagcgGTTCAAGGCGGCGGTGAACGCCGTGGCCACGGTGAAGGAGATCGACGGCGTCAAGTTCGTGGTGCTGAAGCGGCAGCTCCGCGCTGCCCCGCCGGCGGGGGGCGATGCCGGAGCCCCCGTCCCGGttcccgtccccgtccccgtcccggTTCCCGTCCCCGACCCGGACCCCGCCGGGACGCCCCCCGAGGagccgccggggccgcgggccGTGGCCGAGCTGCGGGGCCTGTTccagggcggcggcggcggggtgCCCCTgcccggggccgcggcgggggcCCGGCGGGAGCCGCCGCCCAAGCCCTGCATGCTGCCCGTGCGCTGCgtgccgccccccgccgccccggggccgcccgaGGAGGCGGCCAGCCCGCTGTCCCCCCCGTCGCTGGACGAGGAGGCCGGGTCCCGCTCGCCCGGGCTGCGCAGGGGGCCCAAGAACCACCGGGCCAGCGAGGAGACGGTGGTGCCCCTGGAGCAGGCGGAGCACCAGTGGCTGGTGCTGGCGGCCGACGGGCAATGGACACAGCAGCTCCACGGGCTGCTGCTGGGCGACGCCAGCCTGGCGGCTCGCAGGGACTTCATCTCCGGCTTCACCGCCCTGCACTGGGCCGCCAAGAGCGGCAACTGCGACATGGTGACCAACATCATCCGAGCGGCCGAGAAGGGCGGGTCCCGCGTCAATGTGGATGCCCGGTCGCATGGTGGCTACACGGCACTGCACCTGGCTGCTATACACGGCCAGGAGAAGATCATCACCATGCTCGTCTACAGCTACCATGCCAAGATTGACCTGAGGGACTACAGTGGGAAGAAGCCGCACCAGTACTTAAAGGAAGGGACATCCCTTACAATTAGGCGTTTGCTGGGGGACCCCAGCCTTTCCCAAAACATGGAACACTCCGTGCCCATCAAGAAGTCTACAAAGCTTGCGGCTTCAATCTTGAGCTCCACTAGCACTTTCCTGGGAGTCATATCCGATGATATGGCTTTCTATGATCTCACCAAAGGTTTAAGGAAGCCCTCAACTTTAAACAAGCTTCTGACTGCCACTACGGGCCCGAGGAGGAAGCCAAAGATCAGAGGGGGCTTCCCTTCATATTCCTCACTCTCTGAGGTagcggaggaggaggaagaggttgTTGTGAAACGCAGACCCGTTTCTGAGCTGTTCTTTGGCCACTAG